A single Cottoperca gobio chromosome 7, fCotGob3.1, whole genome shotgun sequence DNA region contains:
- the zbtb17 gene encoding zinc finger and BTB domain-containing protein 17 isoform X2: MEFPWHSGKVLEQLNRQRRQGLLCDCTFVVDGVDFKAHKAVLAACSVYFRTLFLDQKDVVHLDISNAAGLGQVLEFMYTAKLTLSPQNVEDVLAVANFLQMQEIVNACSAYQSMANPAPSLITLDFAVEKQSEVEQREELESDLTEVAAQAEESAGTPTDDNKLTQNEENVKEDISAETQQTVSGPEPAKTNSGRGRPPKTAPPSAQKKVSVKKEEEGAAQDAPGFQDDPADADYTPKSQLKAAGSSSYMSSRGRRIRKRPRRNFPPDNDSEEEATSKTNTEKKASEPTEEAGEQEDDGGETCDGEADDEDECGEEDDEASQEVEEDDSDSERDGRQNQSASMSSRSESKPYSSVTHECEDCGKKFTHTGNFKRHMRIHTGEKPFSCRDCNKAFSDPAACKAHEKTHSPLKPYCCSTCGKSYRQISLLNLHRKRHTGEARYSCDVCGKLFTTSGNLKRHQLVHSGEKPYHCDYCEKAFSDPTAKMRHLETHDTEKGNRCAYCDKRFNQPGNLKAHLKIHIADGPLKCKECGKQFTTSGNLKRHLRVHSGEKPYICMHCQRAFSDPGALQRHERIHTGEKPCVCLICGKAFTQASSLIAHVRQHTGEKPYVCDRCGKRFVQSSQLANHIRHHDNVRPHKCQMCNKAFVNVGDLSKHIIIHTGEKPFLCDKCGRGFNRVDNLRSHVKTVHQGKAGMKRLVVAGGSADEGADGCAGASTSDSEINIVTVTTEDIVTLATEALAASAVAQLTVVPVATSVSADETEALKAEITKAVEKVHEADPNTQILYACDSCGDKFLDASSLAQHVRIHTAQALVMFQADSDFYQYTTATTADGDSATTWQPTAEQVIQEGELIFRAQDGEAEGVMVGETQEQVEETETEGVIHEEGREEEEVETHTELHTEEKDEAAAEVEEQEKEEEMECESQA, translated from the exons ATGGAGTTCCCATGGCACAGTGGGAAGGTTCTGGAGCAGCTTAACCGCCAGCGCAGGCAGGGCCTGCTGTGTGACTGCACCTTTGTTGTGGACGGGGTGGACTTCAAGGCCCACAAAGCTGTGCTGGCGGCCTGCAGTGTCTACTTCCGCACCCTTTTCCTGGACCAGAAAGATGTGGTGCATCTGGACATCAGCAATGCAGCGG GTTTGGGTCAGGTCCTGGAGTTTATGTACACAGCCAAACTGACTTTAAGTCCACAGAATGTAGAAGACGTGCTGGCTGTTGCTAACTTTCTACAGATGCAAGAAATTGTAAATGCCTGCTCTGCGTACCAATCGATGGCAAATCCTGCTCCGTCCCTCATAACTCTGGATTTCGCTGTTG AAAAGCAGAGTGAAGTGGAGCAGCGAGAGGAGCTGGAGAGTGACCTGACAGAAGTGGCAGCTCAAGCAGAGGAGAGTGCTGGCACCCCCACAGACGATAACAAACTCACACAAAATGAGGAAAATGTAAAGGAAGACATTTCCGCTGAAACACAACAGACTGTCTCTGGGCCCGAGCCCGCCAAAACCAACTCGGGCCGAGGACGACCCCCCAAAACAGCCCCCCCGTCTGCTCAAAAGAAGGTGTCCgtaaagaaggaggaagaaggtgCTGCACAAGATGCACCGGGATTCCAGGACGACCCCGCTGATGCTGACTACACGCCCA AATCACAGTTGAAAGCAGCGGGCAGCTCATCCTACATGAGCTCTCGGGGGAGAAGAATCAGAAAACGACCTCGACGAAACTTCCCACCTG ACAATGACTCAGAGGAAGAAGCCACATCAAAGACAAACACGGAGAAGAAGGCGTCGGAGCCGACAGAAGAAGCCGGAGAGCAGGAGGATGACGGTGGAGAGACCTGCGACGGGGAagctgatgatgaagatgagtgTGGAGAGGAAGATGACGAAGCCAGCCAGGAGGTGGAAGAAGACGATTCGGACAgcgagagagacgggagacagAATCAGTCGGCGTCGATGAGCAGCCGATCCGAGTCAAAGCCTTACAGCTCCGTGACACACGAATGTGAG gACTGTGGGAAGAAATTCACCCACACGGGTAATTTCAAGAGACACATGCGTattcacacaggagagaagccgTTCAGCTGCCGGGATTGCAACAAGGCGTTCTCTGACCCTGCAGCCTGTAAAGCCcatgagaaaacacacag CCCTCTGAAGCCGTACTGCTGCTCGACTTGTGGAAAGAGCTACCGGCAGATCAGCCTGCTGAACCTGCACCGCAAACGGCACACGGGCGAAGCGCGGTACAGCTGTGACGTGTGCGGCAAGCTCTTCACCACATCTGGCAACCTGAAGCGCCACCAGCTGGTGCACAGCGGCGAGAAGCCGTACCACTGCGACTACTGCGAGAAGGCCTTCTCTGACCCCACCGCCAAGATGCGACATCTGGAGACGCACGACACAGAGAAGGGCAACAGGTGTGCATACTGCGACAAGCGCTTCAACCAG ccgGGAAATCTGAAGGCTCATTTAAAGATCCATATCGCAGACGGGCCTCTCAAGTGCAAGGAATGTGGCAAACAGTTCACTACTTCAG GAAATCTGAAGAGACACCTGCGGGTCCACAGTGGGGAGAAACCGTACATCTGTATGCACTGCCAGAGAGCTTTCAGTGACCCTGGAGCTCTGCAGCGGCATGAACGCATCCACACAG GAGAGAAGCCGTGTGTCTGTCTCATCTGTGGCAAGGCCTTCACCCAGGCCAGCTCACTCATCGCTCACGTCCGCCAGCACACCGGAGAGAAGCCCTACGTGTGTGATCGCTGTGGCAAAAG GTTCGTGCAGTCCAGTCAACTGGCCAATCACATTCGGCATCACGACAACGTCCGGCCGCACAAGTGTCAGATGTGCAACAAGGCCTTCGTTAATGTGGGAGACCTGTCGAAGCACATCATCATCCACACGG GGGAGAAACCTTTCCTGTGTGATAAATGTGGCAGAGGGTTCAACCGGGTGGACAATCTGCGCTCCCACGTCAAGACAGTCCACCAAGGCAAGGCCGGCATGAAGCGGCTGGTGGTAGCCGGGGGCAGCGCAGACGAGGGGGCCGATGGGTGCGCGGGGGCGTCCACCTCTGACAGCGAGATCAACATAGTTACCGTCACCACGGAGGACATCGTCACCCTGGCGACAGAGGCCCTGGCAGCCAGCGCTGTAGCTCAGCTCACAG TAGTTCCAGTGGCTACTTCAGTGTCTGCCGATGAGACGGAGGCTTTGAAAGCTGAGATCACCAAGGCAGTAGAGAAAGTGCATGAAGCAG ACCCCAACACCCAGATCCTGTACGCTTGTGATTCATGTGGGGATAAATTCTTAGACGCCAGCTCCCTCGCCCAGCACGTACGCATCCACACAGCTCAGGCCTTGGTCATGTTTCAGGCAGATTCCGACTTCTACCAATACACCACAGCCACCACCGCCGACGGGGATTCTGCCACAACATGGCAACCCACGGCTGAACAAGTCATCCAGGAAGGAGAGCTGATCTTCCGAGCCCAggatggagaggcagagggagtgatGGTGGGGGAGACACAAGAACAAGTGGAAGAGACGGAGACGGAAGGGGTGATTCatgaggaggggagggaggaggaagaggtggagacCCACACTGAGCTccacacagaagaaaaagatgaagcTGCAGCCGAGGTAGAAgagcaggagaaagaagaggagatggaATGTGAGAGTCAGGCGTAG
- the zbtb17 gene encoding zinc finger and BTB domain-containing protein 17 isoform X1, producing the protein MEFPWHSGKVLEQLNRQRRQGLLCDCTFVVDGVDFKAHKAVLAACSVYFRTLFLDQKDVVHLDISNAAGLGQVLEFMYTAKLTLSPQNVEDVLAVANFLQMQEIVNACSAYQSMANPAPSLITLDFAVEEKQSEVEQREELESDLTEVAAQAEESAGTPTDDNKLTQNEENVKEDISAETQQTVSGPEPAKTNSGRGRPPKTAPPSAQKKVSVKKEEEGAAQDAPGFQDDPADADYTPKSQLKAAGSSSYMSSRGRRIRKRPRRNFPPDNDSEEEATSKTNTEKKASEPTEEAGEQEDDGGETCDGEADDEDECGEEDDEASQEVEEDDSDSERDGRQNQSASMSSRSESKPYSSVTHECEDCGKKFTHTGNFKRHMRIHTGEKPFSCRDCNKAFSDPAACKAHEKTHSPLKPYCCSTCGKSYRQISLLNLHRKRHTGEARYSCDVCGKLFTTSGNLKRHQLVHSGEKPYHCDYCEKAFSDPTAKMRHLETHDTEKGNRCAYCDKRFNQPGNLKAHLKIHIADGPLKCKECGKQFTTSGNLKRHLRVHSGEKPYICMHCQRAFSDPGALQRHERIHTGEKPCVCLICGKAFTQASSLIAHVRQHTGEKPYVCDRCGKRFVQSSQLANHIRHHDNVRPHKCQMCNKAFVNVGDLSKHIIIHTGEKPFLCDKCGRGFNRVDNLRSHVKTVHQGKAGMKRLVVAGGSADEGADGCAGASTSDSEINIVTVTTEDIVTLATEALAASAVAQLTVVPVATSVSADETEALKAEITKAVEKVHEADPNTQILYACDSCGDKFLDASSLAQHVRIHTAQALVMFQADSDFYQYTTATTADGDSATTWQPTAEQVIQEGELIFRAQDGEAEGVMVGETQEQVEETETEGVIHEEGREEEEVETHTELHTEEKDEAAAEVEEQEKEEEMECESQA; encoded by the exons ATGGAGTTCCCATGGCACAGTGGGAAGGTTCTGGAGCAGCTTAACCGCCAGCGCAGGCAGGGCCTGCTGTGTGACTGCACCTTTGTTGTGGACGGGGTGGACTTCAAGGCCCACAAAGCTGTGCTGGCGGCCTGCAGTGTCTACTTCCGCACCCTTTTCCTGGACCAGAAAGATGTGGTGCATCTGGACATCAGCAATGCAGCGG GTTTGGGTCAGGTCCTGGAGTTTATGTACACAGCCAAACTGACTTTAAGTCCACAGAATGTAGAAGACGTGCTGGCTGTTGCTAACTTTCTACAGATGCAAGAAATTGTAAATGCCTGCTCTGCGTACCAATCGATGGCAAATCCTGCTCCGTCCCTCATAACTCTGGATTTCGCTGTTG AAGAAAAGCAGAGTGAAGTGGAGCAGCGAGAGGAGCTGGAGAGTGACCTGACAGAAGTGGCAGCTCAAGCAGAGGAGAGTGCTGGCACCCCCACAGACGATAACAAACTCACACAAAATGAGGAAAATGTAAAGGAAGACATTTCCGCTGAAACACAACAGACTGTCTCTGGGCCCGAGCCCGCCAAAACCAACTCGGGCCGAGGACGACCCCCCAAAACAGCCCCCCCGTCTGCTCAAAAGAAGGTGTCCgtaaagaaggaggaagaaggtgCTGCACAAGATGCACCGGGATTCCAGGACGACCCCGCTGATGCTGACTACACGCCCA AATCACAGTTGAAAGCAGCGGGCAGCTCATCCTACATGAGCTCTCGGGGGAGAAGAATCAGAAAACGACCTCGACGAAACTTCCCACCTG ACAATGACTCAGAGGAAGAAGCCACATCAAAGACAAACACGGAGAAGAAGGCGTCGGAGCCGACAGAAGAAGCCGGAGAGCAGGAGGATGACGGTGGAGAGACCTGCGACGGGGAagctgatgatgaagatgagtgTGGAGAGGAAGATGACGAAGCCAGCCAGGAGGTGGAAGAAGACGATTCGGACAgcgagagagacgggagacagAATCAGTCGGCGTCGATGAGCAGCCGATCCGAGTCAAAGCCTTACAGCTCCGTGACACACGAATGTGAG gACTGTGGGAAGAAATTCACCCACACGGGTAATTTCAAGAGACACATGCGTattcacacaggagagaagccgTTCAGCTGCCGGGATTGCAACAAGGCGTTCTCTGACCCTGCAGCCTGTAAAGCCcatgagaaaacacacag CCCTCTGAAGCCGTACTGCTGCTCGACTTGTGGAAAGAGCTACCGGCAGATCAGCCTGCTGAACCTGCACCGCAAACGGCACACGGGCGAAGCGCGGTACAGCTGTGACGTGTGCGGCAAGCTCTTCACCACATCTGGCAACCTGAAGCGCCACCAGCTGGTGCACAGCGGCGAGAAGCCGTACCACTGCGACTACTGCGAGAAGGCCTTCTCTGACCCCACCGCCAAGATGCGACATCTGGAGACGCACGACACAGAGAAGGGCAACAGGTGTGCATACTGCGACAAGCGCTTCAACCAG ccgGGAAATCTGAAGGCTCATTTAAAGATCCATATCGCAGACGGGCCTCTCAAGTGCAAGGAATGTGGCAAACAGTTCACTACTTCAG GAAATCTGAAGAGACACCTGCGGGTCCACAGTGGGGAGAAACCGTACATCTGTATGCACTGCCAGAGAGCTTTCAGTGACCCTGGAGCTCTGCAGCGGCATGAACGCATCCACACAG GAGAGAAGCCGTGTGTCTGTCTCATCTGTGGCAAGGCCTTCACCCAGGCCAGCTCACTCATCGCTCACGTCCGCCAGCACACCGGAGAGAAGCCCTACGTGTGTGATCGCTGTGGCAAAAG GTTCGTGCAGTCCAGTCAACTGGCCAATCACATTCGGCATCACGACAACGTCCGGCCGCACAAGTGTCAGATGTGCAACAAGGCCTTCGTTAATGTGGGAGACCTGTCGAAGCACATCATCATCCACACGG GGGAGAAACCTTTCCTGTGTGATAAATGTGGCAGAGGGTTCAACCGGGTGGACAATCTGCGCTCCCACGTCAAGACAGTCCACCAAGGCAAGGCCGGCATGAAGCGGCTGGTGGTAGCCGGGGGCAGCGCAGACGAGGGGGCCGATGGGTGCGCGGGGGCGTCCACCTCTGACAGCGAGATCAACATAGTTACCGTCACCACGGAGGACATCGTCACCCTGGCGACAGAGGCCCTGGCAGCCAGCGCTGTAGCTCAGCTCACAG TAGTTCCAGTGGCTACTTCAGTGTCTGCCGATGAGACGGAGGCTTTGAAAGCTGAGATCACCAAGGCAGTAGAGAAAGTGCATGAAGCAG ACCCCAACACCCAGATCCTGTACGCTTGTGATTCATGTGGGGATAAATTCTTAGACGCCAGCTCCCTCGCCCAGCACGTACGCATCCACACAGCTCAGGCCTTGGTCATGTTTCAGGCAGATTCCGACTTCTACCAATACACCACAGCCACCACCGCCGACGGGGATTCTGCCACAACATGGCAACCCACGGCTGAACAAGTCATCCAGGAAGGAGAGCTGATCTTCCGAGCCCAggatggagaggcagagggagtgatGGTGGGGGAGACACAAGAACAAGTGGAAGAGACGGAGACGGAAGGGGTGATTCatgaggaggggagggaggaggaagaggtggagacCCACACTGAGCTccacacagaagaaaaagatgaagcTGCAGCCGAGGTAGAAgagcaggagaaagaagaggagatggaATGTGAGAGTCAGGCGTAG
- the ddost gene encoding dolichyl-diphosphooligosaccharide--protein glycosyltransferase 48 kDa subunit codes for MASLTAVMQTNQSGSLISSKKRTGMMTQKRFRLLDNNILLLLSLASMLHCALADGKTLVLLDNFNIRDTHSIFFRSLADRGFDITFKTADDPSLSLIKYGQFLYDHLVIFSPSVEDFGGNINVETITAFIDGGGNVLVAANSDIGDPLRELGSECGIEFDEEKTAIIDHHNYDVSDSGEHTLIVADPENLMKAPTIVGNPTNRPVLFKGVGMVADPENPLVLDILTGSSTSYSFFPDKPISQYPHAVGKNTLMVAGLQARNNARVVFSGSMDFFSDAFFNSAVQKATPGSPRHEQTGNMELAEALSRWVFKEAGVLRVGAVTHHPVGERNPPAAYTITDLVEYSIVIEMLVQGRWVPFNGEDIQLEFVRIDPFVRTYLKKKGDKYSVQFKLPDVYGVFQFKVDYNRLGYTHLYSSTQVSVRPLQHTQYERFIPSAFPYYASVFSMMAGLFVFSIVFLHMKEKEKSD; via the exons ATGGCGTCGTTGACAGCAGTCATGCAGACGAACCAATCTGGTTCTTTAATATCGTCCAAAAAACGGACCGGAATGATGACCCAAAAGAGGTTCAGACTTTTGGACAACAATATCCTTTTGCTCCTTTCGTTAGCATCCATGTTGCATTGTGCTCTGGCTGACGGTAAAACGTTGGTTCTCCTGGACAACTTCAACATCAGAGACACCCATTCAATCTTCTTCCGCAGTCTGGCAG ATCGTGGCTTTGACATCACATTCAAGACGGCTGACGatccctccctgtctctgaTCAAATATGGCCAGTTCCTGTATGACCATTTGGTCATCTTCTCGCCATCAGTTGAGG ACTTTGGAGGAAACATAAACGTTGAGACAATTACAGCCTTCATTGATGGTGGAGGCAACGTCCTAGTTGCTGCTAATTCAGACATTG GTGACCCTCTGAGGGAGCTGGGCAGCGAGTGTGGCATCGAGTTTGATGAAGAAAAAACTGCCATCATCGACCATCACAACTACGACGTGTCTGACTCCGGAGAG CACACCCTGATTGTTGCTGATCCAGAGAACCTGATGAAAGCTCCAACTATTGTCGGCAACCCCACCAACAGACCTGTTTTATTCAAAGGTGTTGG CATGGTGGCAGACCCAGAGAACCCTCTTGTCCTGGACATCCTGACCGGATCGTCTACTTCCTACTCCTTTTTCCCTGACAAACCCATCTCTCAG TACCCCCATGCTGTTGGTAAGAACACCCTCATGGTCGCCGGCCTTCAGGCCAGGAACAATGCCAGGGTGGTTTTCAGCGGCTCTATGGATTTCTTCAGTGATGCCTTCTTCAACTCTGCTGTGCAGAAGGCCACGCCCGGCTCCCCGAG GCACGAGCAGACGGGGAACATGGAGCTGGCCGAGGCTCTGTCTCGCTGGGTGTTCAAGGAGGCCGGAGTCCTCAGGGTGGGAGCTGTCACACATCATCCTGTTGGAGAGAGGAATCCCCCTGCAGCATACACAATCACTGACCTTGTG GAGTACAGCATTGTCATCGAGATGTTGGTCCAGGGCCGCTGGGTTCCCTTCAACGGAGAAGATATTCAGCTCGAGTTTGTGAGGATCGATCCTTTCGTCAGGACTTATCTCAAGAAAAAAG GAGATAAATATAGTGTCCAGTTCAAGCTGCCCGATGTGTACGGAGTCTTCCAGTTCAAGGTGGACTACAACCGACTGGGATACACACATCTCTACTCCTCCACTCAG GTATCAGTGCGTCCCCTGCAGCACACTCAGTACGAGCGCTTCATCCCCTCAGCCTTCCCATACTACGCCAGCGTCTTCTCCATGATGGCAGGACTTTTTGTCTTCAGCATAGTCTTCCTGCacatgaaagagaaggagaagtcAGACTAA